From a single Brassica napus cultivar Da-Ae chromosome C9, Da-Ae, whole genome shotgun sequence genomic region:
- the LOC106435874 gene encoding uncharacterized protein LOC106435874 yields the protein MSDDLVNPVISLKLLIDKEKNKVVYAESGEDFVDILFSFLTLPMGTLVRLLEMHQKSKSVPIGCFNNIHASVAGMAMKHFSSQASKQMLLYPGSLNRDKCQKTKLRIDDTQATKCFMCPMFVRSGECSKGYSNFNTSRCSCGNLMSEVIQFQGEGGRASAGRNGGGVFVRSASFIITDDLNVEVNSVLSTLKLLKELGYAADCHKLVEMILDVNLQEVATLLECLFTSDTPLTDTFLKKKSSCGLKRMLSPPALSDEEKEERESKGDQTITLNAYVRNKEGNIMYVECGEDFVDLLFTFLAMPLESVWGISGKGIILGCVGNLCKSFKELSADDSAREAKCVIPHYYKCDQKQLLLDAVTTHKPPTYYRFVSFSANHFREYCLSDKSDKRLVYAWDKLLPVTCIDPKSEGNNQSSGFVKKGTKFMVTDDLIITPSNSASVLGMLKDKQISLEDVECRVISMKQEEVIKLLRASLVTFSALSTGLLAMESDSTSAPESRFYKKPKIET from the exons ATGTCTGATGATTTGGTGAATCCGGTGATAAGCTTGAAGCTACTCATAGACAAAGAGAAAAACAAGGTTGTATATGCTGAATCTGGTGAAGATTTCGTCGACATACTCTTTAGTTTCTTGACATTGCCAATGGGAACACTCGTTAGATTGCTTGAGATGCATCAGAAGTCAAAGTCAGTCCCCATCGGCTGTTTCAACAATATCCACGCAAGTGTAGCGGGTATGGCGATGAAGCATTTCAGTTCCCAAGCTTCCAAACAGATGCTTCTCTACCCTGGGAGTTTGAATCGCGACAAATGCCAAAAGACCAAGCTGAGGATAGATGATACACAGGCTACTAAATGTTTCATGTGCCCTATGTTTGTGCGAAGCGGGGAATGTAGTAAAGGGTATAGCAATTTCAACACCTCGAGGTGTAGCTGTGGGAATTTGATGAGTGAAGTCATTCAGTTCCAAGGAGAAGGAGGCAGAGCAAGTGCAGGGCGGAATGGTGGAGGAGTGTTTGTGAGGAGTGCTTCATTCATCATCACTGATGATTTGAATGTGGAAGTTAACTCTGTTCTGTCTACACTTAAACTTCTTAAAGAGCTTGGCTACGCAGCAGATTGCCATAAGCTGGTTGAGATGATTCTTGACGTCAATCTCCAAGAG GTAGCGACTTTGCTGGAGTGTTTGTTCACATCGGATACTCCATTGACGGATACATTTCTGAAAAAGAAAAGTTCATGCGGTCTTAAGAGGATGCTGAGTCCTCCCGCCTTGAGcgatgaagaaaaagaagaaagggaATCAAAAGGTGATCAAACGATAACGCTGAATGCATATGTGAGGAACAAGGAAGGGAACATCATGTACGTTGAGTGTGGTGAAGATTTTGTTGATCTTCTTTTCACTTTTCTTGCAATGCCTCTAGAGTCTGTATGGGGAATATCTGGAAAGGGAATCATCCTTGGATGCGTTGGAAACTTGTGCAAAAGCTTCAAGGAGCTGAGTGCTGATGATTCCGCAAGAGAAGCTAAGTGTGTTATACCTCATTACTACAAGTGTGATCAGAAGCAGCTGCTGCTTGATGCTGTCACTACACATAAGCCACCAACTTACTACCGCTTTGTTTCCTTCTCTGCGAATCATTTTAGAGAGTACTGTTTGAGTGACAAGTCTGATAAGCGACTTGTGTATGCTTGGGATAAACTCTTGCCTGTGACTTGTATAGATCCCAAATCGGAAGGAAATAATCAGTCAAGTGGGTTTGTGAAGAAAGGGACAAAGTTCATGGTGACAGATGATCTCATCATTACTCCTTCCAACTCAGCCTCAGTCTTGGGAATGCTTAAAGATAAACAGATCAGCCTAGAGGATGTCGAATGTCGAGTTATCAGTATGAAACAAGAAGAG GTGATCAAATTATTGAGAGCTTCACTAGTGACGTTTTCTGCCTTGAGCACCGGTCTTCTAGCTATGGAATCAGATTCAACAAGTGCTCCTGAAAGCCGATTCTATAAGAAGCCGAAGATTGAGACTTGA
- the LOC106435159 gene encoding uncharacterized protein LOC106435159, producing the protein MADEMSEEPKFTLRLIVDEEKNKVVLAEACRDFIDVLFSLMTLPMGTIAGLLKKHKKSEIGCLSNLYQSVADMSIDNFMTGACKQMLLNPRSVKEAYCKRLKLNLNPTDDHLKYFKCPSFSSCNMCSDFSGSDCACGRLMIDEIELTEEEDEIQNDVDGVFVSGRSSFIITDDLKVSVDSTGLVLKTLNSLGCSDVSNLGEQLLDIGLNEMMHLLECVFSSNTPLTDALLKKQSTQDMTNMHKLSTKTEVSESEFTIDAIVRKQDMKILYVECGEDFVDLLFSFLAVPLEYVCDTSLGCIGNLRRSFKDLTVVDKEGKEGSASKCVMLPHYYKLQKQLSGITSEEAPVYYRYRNSNPRQPDYSLTKDCDRTPLYRKDRIVPVTVIDPKSHGREQSENGSGFVKRGTRFTVSDDLIITTRGCLSTSICFLKKYEIKADDVDVQVIRIREAEVMNVLRASLGTTSALNTALWNLIAKKPKMET; encoded by the exons ATGGCTGATGAAATGTCAGAGGAACCAAAGTTTACTTTGAGGCTTATTGTTGATGAAGAGAAGAACAAGGTCGTTTTGGCCGAGGCCTGTAGGGATTTCATTGATGTTCTCTTCAGCCTAATGACACTGCCAATGGGCACCATTGCCGGATTGCTTAAGAAGCATAAAAAATCCGAGATTGGATGTTTGAGCAACCTCTATCAAAGCGTTGCGGACATGAGCATTGACAACTTCATGACTGGAGCTTGTAAGCAGATGTTGCTTAATCCAAGGAGCGTGAAGGAGGCCTACTGCAAAAGGCTTAAGCTCAACCTAAACCCAACTGATGACCACCTCAAGTACTTTAAGTGCCCTTCTTTCTCAAGCTGCAACATGTGCAGTGATTTTAGTGGCTCTGATTGTGCTTGCGGAAGGTTGATGATCGACGAAATCGAGTtgactgaagaagaagatgagatacAGAATGATGTTGATGGAGTATTTGTAAGTGGCAGGTCTTCCTTCATCATCACCGATGATTTGAAAGTGTCTGTTGATTCTACTGGTCTTGTCTTGAAAACTCTCAACAGTCTAGGATGTTCTGATGTTAGTAACCTTGGGGAACAGCTTCTTGATATTGGTCTCAACGAG atgATGCATCTTCTTGAGTGTGTATTCTCCTCAAATACTCCGTTGACAGACGCTCTCTTGAAGAAGCAAAGTACACAAGACATGACAAACATGCACAAGCTGTCGACTAAAACAGAGGTATCAGAATCAGAATTTACTATCGATGCCATAGTGAGGAAACAGGACATGAAGATTCTATATGTCGAGTGTGGAGAAGACTTTGTTGATCTTCTTTTCAGTTTTCTCGCTGTCCCTCTTGAGTATGTATGCGATACGAGTTTGGGGTGCATTGGAAACTTACGTAGAAGCTTCAAGGATTTGACTGTTGTTGATAAAGAAGGGAAAGAAGGGTCAGCTTCCAAATGTGTGATGCTACCTCATTACTACAAATTGCAGAAGCAGCTGTCTGGTATAACCTCTGAAGAAGCACCAGTTTACTACCGCTACAGGAATTCCAATCCACGCCAGCCTGACTACAGCTTGACTAAAGATTGTGATCGGACTCCGCTGTATCGGAAGGACAGAATAGTTCCGGTGACTGTGATTGATCCAAAGTCTCATGGCAGAGAACAGTCAGAGAATGGAAGTGGGTTTGTGAAGAGAGGAACAAGGTTTACAGTTTCAGATGATCTGATAATCACAACTAGGGGTTGCTTGAGCACGTCCATCTGCTTTCTGAAGAAGTATGAGATAAAGGCAGATGATGTGGATGTTCAAGTTATTAGAATCCGTGAAGCAGAG gtAATGAATGTGTTGAGAGCTTCTTTGGGGACAACCTCTGCTTTGAACACTGCACTATGGAACTTGATTGCTAAGAAGCCAAAGATGGAGACTTGA
- the LOC106435883 gene encoding E3 ubiquitin-protein ligase HAKAI homolog — translation MLQIRLRRDSPTESGSGAKPCPAETVTVACPDHLVLADLPVAKGIGSVTPTTVIKPVGRRSRRQLGERVHFCVRCDFPIAIYGRLNPCDHAFCLECARSDSICYLCDERIQKIQTIKMMEGIFICAAPHCLRSFLKKPDFEAHVHDLHATLLQLDAAKDDGNESDVQSTKLQSSASESTLRAPLRSQQQPLLHRSPSLSKPHSGFGQLQSYPAETDNSRPPGFETASPKPGIRFPDYPPPINMMQPPPSMPIPMNQNPGLPQQFGFPPYPTTDGSSQQFYSGPPFETARPEGSGSDQGSALGYQQQQQPSPMMNLSFQGSYPPQSQSSWNPGMAPPQTTQQVNRGQGFGWQQENRDGFGQE, via the exons ATGCTTCAAATTCGACTAAGGAGGGATTCTCCCACAGAGTCTGGAAGCGGAGCGAAACCTTGTCCGGCGGAAACTGTGACGGTTGCCTGTCCCGACCACCTCGTCCTCGCCGATCTCCCTGTCGCGAAAGGGATCGGTTCCGTAACTCCCACCACCGTAATAAAGCCCGTCGGACGCCGGTCTCGCAGGCAGCTAGGAGAGAGGGTTCATTTCTGCGTCCGTTGCGATTTCCCCATTGCAATCTATGGCCGTCtg AATCCTTGTGATCATGCCTTTTGCCTCGAATGTGCTCGTAGTGATTCCATCTGCTACCT ATGTGATGAACGGATTCAAAAGATTCAGACTATCAAGATGATGGAAGGTATCTTCATCTGTGCTGCTCCTCACTGTCTCAGGTCTTTCCTCAAGAAGCCTGACTTTGAAGCCCATGTCCATGACCTCCACGCCACCCTCTTACAACTCGATGCTGCTAAAGACGATGGCAACGAGTCAGACGTTCAGAGCACAAAGCTCCAATCTTCTGCTTCTGAATCCACTTTGCGAGCTCCCTTGAGATCCCAGCAACAGCCTTTACTCCACAGGTCACCTTCCTTGTCAAAGCCACACTCTGGATTTGGCCAACTACAGAGTTACCCTGCAGAGACCGACAACTCTCGTCCTCCTGGATTTGAAACCGCTAGTCCTAAACCTGGAATCCGGTTCCCAGACTACCCTCCGCCTATCAATATGATGCAACCACCACCCAGCATGCCCATTCCCATGAATCAAAACCCGGGTTTGCCTCAGCAGTTTGGTTTTCCGCCTTATCCTACAACTGATGGCTCGTCTCAGCAATTCTACAGCGGTCCACCTTTTGAGACGGCAAGACCAGAAGGCAGCGGGTCAGACCAAGGTTCGGCGCTCGGGTATCAGCAACAGCAGCAGCCTTCGCCAATGATGAATCTGAGTTTCCAAGGATCTTATCCTCCTCAGTCTCAGTCTTCATGGAATCCCGGTATGGCACCGCCTCAGACGACTCAGCAGGTTAACAGGGGTCAAGGTTTCGGGTGGCAACAAGAGAACCGTGATGGCTTTGGGCAGGAGTAA
- the LOC106435870 gene encoding protein OCTOPUS-like: MNPSSDQVSVAAEELAPPSQPHRLSTSCDAHPDERFSGFCPSCLCERLSVLDHNGAPPQPSSSSRKPPTISTAALKALFKPSSGNNNASGNGRVRGGFFPELRRSKSFSAKNNEGLSGGLEPQRRSCDVRLREENRNLPTKEEEAVVEVTEEEEEEENGSHSEIEIVNDSGEIIEEKSDEIVEEEKPMKEYMDLYPQTKKPSLAGSFFSAASVFSKKLQKWRHKQKKVKKPRGSQVGRPQLPAEKATGRQPRDTQSEIADYGFGRRSSDTDPRFSLDAGRFSVDIGVELDEPRASWDGHLIGRTTARVPPPPSMLSVVENAAPMHRSDMQIPVASINGESDPIIIIPGGSSQTRDYYTEAPSRRRKSLDRSNSIKKAMEMEEVKSVVSNSRVSPAESYSVENQRGDKKPSRRWGKWSMLGFIYRKGVSKDEEDDRYSRSNSTGMVERSLSESWPELRNEGGPKMRRSNSNVSWRSSGGGSSRNNKSWRNSSKDGDNGMLRFYLTPSWRNGGGGGGWEKTAARANSHGHSIARRVMRLY; this comes from the coding sequence ATGAATCCCTCCAGCGACCAAGTTTCCGTCGCCGCAGAGGAACTAGCTCCGCCGTCTCAACCGCATCGCCTATCCACATCCTGCGATGCTCACCCAGACGAGCGCTTCTCCGGTTTCTGCCCTTCCTGTCTCTGCGAACGTCTCTCCGTCTTAGATCACAACGGCGCTCCGCCGCAGCCGTCGTCATCTTCCCGGAAACCACCCACCATCTCCACCGCAGCGTTGAAAGCTCTCTTCAAGCCCTCTAGTGGTAACAACAACGCCAGTGGGAACGGCCGGGTCCGAGGAGGTTTCTTCCCGGAGCTCCGGCGAAGCAAATCGTTTTCAGCAAAGAACAACGAGGGATTATCCGGAGGGTTAGAGCCGCAGCGTCGGTCTTGCGACGTCAGGCTTCGTGAAGAAAACAGAAACCTTCCCACGAAAGAAGAGGAGGCAGTGGTGGAAgtgactgaagaagaagaagaagaagaaaatggaagCCACTCGGAGATTGAGATTGTGAATGATTCGGGCgaaattatagaggaaaaaagcGACGAGATTGTGGAGGAGGAGAAGCCAATGAAGGAGTACATGGATCTGTATCCGCAGACAAAGAAGCCCTCCTTGGCCGGGAGCTTCTTTTCGGCGGCCTCTGTTTTCAGCAAGAAGCTCCAGAAATGGAGGCACAAGCAGAAGAAGGTTAAGAAGCCACGTGGCAGCCAAGTAGGACGCCCACAGTTGCCGGCTGAGAAGGCGACTGGAAGACAGCCAAGGGATACGCAGTCGGAGATCGCCGATTACGGATTCGGCCGGAGATCTAGCGACACTGACCCTAGATTCTCCCTCGACGCCGGAAGATTCTCCGTGGATATAGGTGTGGAGTTAGACGAGCCAAGAGCGTCGTGGGATGGGCACTTGATCGGCAGGACGACGGCTAGGGTTCCTCCACCGCCGTCGATGCTATCAGTCGTGGAGAACGCGGCGCCAATGCATCGATCAGACATGCAGATTCCTGTTGCGTCGATTAATGGAGAATCCGACCCGATAATCATCATCCCAGGCGGATCGAGTCAAACCCGAGACTACTACACGGAAGCTCCGTCGAGGAGGCGGAAGAGCCTCGACAGATCCAATTCAATTAAAAAAGCAATGGAGATGGAGGAGGTCAAATCGGTGGTGTCGAATTCAAGGGTGTCTCCGGCAGAGTCATACTCCGTGGAGAATCAGCGTGGTGATAAGAAACCATCGAGACGATGGGGAAAATGGAGCATGTTAGGTTTTATCTACAGGAAAGGTGTTAGcaaggacgaggaagatgatagGTATAGCCGTTCCAACAGCACCGGAATGGTGGAGAGGTCATTGTCGGAATCATGGCCGGAGCTGAGGAACGAAGGAGGACCCAAGATGAGGAGGAGTAACAGCAATGTGAGCTGGAGGAGCTCCGGGGGAGGATCTTCGAGGAATAATAAGAGTTGGAGGAATTCTTCTAAGGATGGTGACAACGGAATGTTGAGGTTTTATTTGACACCGAGTTGGAGAAATGGCGGCGGTGGTGGCGGGTGGGAGAAGACTGCGGCCAGGGCAAATAGTCACGGCCACTCTATAGCCAGGAGAGTCATGAGGCTCTATTGA
- the LOC106435873 gene encoding protein NRT1/ PTR FAMILY 8.2 isoform X2: protein MDSEYTQDGTLDIHKKPANKNKTGTWKACRFILVTECCERLAYYGMSTNLVNYIEKHLSMGNVAASNSVTNWSGTCYATPLIGAFLADAYLGRYWTIASFVVIYICGMTLLTLSASVPGLTPTCHGENCHATEFQIAITFVALYLIALGTGGIKPCVSSFGADQFDDTDEEEKESKSSFFNWFYFVINVGAMFASSVLVWIQMNVGWGWGFGVPTVAMAVAVLLFFAGSKFYRLQKPGGSPITRMLQVIVASFRKSKVRVPEDAALLYEIHDAESSIQGSRKLEHTPKLTFFDKAAVETETDENKEAAKSGWKLCTVTQVEELKALISLLPVWASGIVFAAVYSQMSTVFVLQGNTMDQSMGPNFTIPSASLALFDILSVLFWTPVYDQLIVPLARKFTGHERGFTQLQRIGIGLLISIFSMVSAGILEVARLRYVRTHDLYDAKEVPMSIFWQVPQYFFVGCAEVFTFIGQLEFFYDQAPDAMRSLCSALALTTVALGNYLSTLLVTVVTKVTTTGGRAGWIADNLNRGHLDYYYWLLAVLSFLNFFVYLWIAKSYTYKKAKGHAL from the exons ATGGATAGTGAATATACACAAGATGGAACTCTTGACATTCACAAGAAACCAGCCAACAAGAATAAAACAGGAACCTGGAAAGCTTGCAGATTCATTCTCG TGACTGAGTGTTGTGAAAGATTGGCTTACTATGGAATGAGCACAAACCTGGTGAACTATATAGAGAAACATCTCAGTATGGGAAACGTAGCAGCTTCCAACAGTGTCACAAACTGGTCGGGAACATGTTACGCCACTCCTTTGATCGGTGCTTTTCTCGCCGATGCTTACCTCGGTCGTTACTGGACCATCGCTTCCTTCGTCGTCATCTACATTTGC GGAATGACGCTATTGACGTTATCAGCTTCGGTTCCTGGTCTAACACCAACCTGCCACGGTGAAAACTGCCACGCAACCGAGTTTCAAATCGCGATCACGTTCGTAGCGCTCTACTTGATAGCACTCGGGACAGGAGGGATCAAGCCATGTGTTTCCTCCTTTGGTGCTGATCAGTTTGACGACACAGACGAAGAGGAGAAAGAGTCAAAGAGCTCTTTCTTCAACTGGTTCTACTTTGTGATCAACGTTGGTGCGATGTTCGCTTCCTCTGTCCTCGTTTGGATTCAGATGAATGTTGGTTGGGGCTGGGGTTTCGGAGTTCCCACTGTCGCCATGGCGGTCGCCGTCCTATTGTTCTTCGCGGGAAGCAAATTCTATAGGCTTCAGAAACCAGGAGGAAGCCCTATCACAAGAATGCTTCAAGTCATCGTTGCTTCTTTCAGAAAATCAAAAGTGAGAGTCCCTGAAGATGCAGCTCTTCTCTACGAGATACACGACGCTGAAAGCAGTATCCAAGGAAGCCGCAAGCTCGAACACACCCCTAAACTAAC ATTCTTTGACAAAGCAGCAGTAGAGACAGAGACTGATGAGAACAAAGAAGCAGCCAAATCGGGATGGAAGCTATGTACAGTGACGCAAGTGGAAGAGCTCAAAGCACTGATCAGTCTCTTGCCGGTTTGGGCCTCAGGGATAGTCTTTGCTGCTGTTTATAGCCAAATGAGCACAGTGTTCGTGCTTCAAGGCAACACTATGGACCAAAGCATGGGACCTAACTTCACTATCCCTTCCGCATCACTCGCCTTATTCGACATTCTCAGTGTCCTCTTCTGGACACCTGTCTATGACCAGCTCATCGTTCCCCTCGCCAGGAAGTTCACCGGTCATGAACGTGGCTTCACACAGCTTCAACGTATAGGAATCGGACTTTTAATCTCTATTTTCTCAATGGTCTCTGCCGGAATCCTAGAGGTGGCGAGGTTAAGATACGTGCGAACTCACGATCTCTACGATGCGAAAGAGGTTCCAATGTCGATATTCTGGCAAGTTCCGCAGTATTTTTTCGTAGGTTGCGCTGAGGTGTTCACGTTTATAGGGCAGCTGGAGTTCTTCTACGACCAAGCACCTGATGCGATGAGGAGTCTTTGCTCGGCATTGGCGCTGACGACGGTGGCGCTAGGGAACTATCTAAGCACACTGCTGGTGACGGTGGTTACTAAAGTGACGACGACGGGCGGAAGAGCGGGATGGATAGCAGATAACCTGAACAGAGGTCATCTTGATTACTACTATTGGTTATTGGCTGTTTTGAGTTTCTTGAATTTCTTCGTCTACCTTTGGATTGCCAAATCCTACACTTACAAGAAAGCCAAAGGCCATGCTCTCTAA
- the LOC106435873 gene encoding protein NRT1/ PTR FAMILY 8.2 isoform X1: protein MGAKQNAQAPKKISSSKRTRSPAQRATVVRGNKKAEKYTYIIRRSWIVNIHKMELLTFTRNQPTRIKQEPGKLADSFSVMPFCWLNKINQTGFFLSFDFMKLAVTECCERLAYYGMSTNLVNYIEKHLSMGNVAASNSVTNWSGTCYATPLIGAFLADAYLGRYWTIASFVVIYICGMTLLTLSASVPGLTPTCHGENCHATEFQIAITFVALYLIALGTGGIKPCVSSFGADQFDDTDEEEKESKSSFFNWFYFVINVGAMFASSVLVWIQMNVGWGWGFGVPTVAMAVAVLLFFAGSKFYRLQKPGGSPITRMLQVIVASFRKSKVRVPEDAALLYEIHDAESSIQGSRKLEHTPKLTFFDKAAVETETDENKEAAKSGWKLCTVTQVEELKALISLLPVWASGIVFAAVYSQMSTVFVLQGNTMDQSMGPNFTIPSASLALFDILSVLFWTPVYDQLIVPLARKFTGHERGFTQLQRIGIGLLISIFSMVSAGILEVARLRYVRTHDLYDAKEVPMSIFWQVPQYFFVGCAEVFTFIGQLEFFYDQAPDAMRSLCSALALTTVALGNYLSTLLVTVVTKVTTTGGRAGWIADNLNRGHLDYYYWLLAVLSFLNFFVYLWIAKSYTYKKAKGHAL, encoded by the exons GctgaaaaatatacatatataataaggAGATCATGGATAGTGAATATACACAAGATGGAACTCTTGACATTCACAAGAAACCAGCCAACAAGAATAAAACAGGAACCTGGAAAGCTTGCAGATTCATTCTCGGTAATGCCTTTTTGTTGGTTAAATAAAATTAACCAAACCGGTTTCTTTCTGAGTTTTGATTTTATGAAACTGGCAGTGACTGAGTGTTGTGAAAGATTGGCTTACTATGGAATGAGCACAAACCTGGTGAACTATATAGAGAAACATCTCAGTATGGGAAACGTAGCAGCTTCCAACAGTGTCACAAACTGGTCGGGAACATGTTACGCCACTCCTTTGATCGGTGCTTTTCTCGCCGATGCTTACCTCGGTCGTTACTGGACCATCGCTTCCTTCGTCGTCATCTACATTTGC GGAATGACGCTATTGACGTTATCAGCTTCGGTTCCTGGTCTAACACCAACCTGCCACGGTGAAAACTGCCACGCAACCGAGTTTCAAATCGCGATCACGTTCGTAGCGCTCTACTTGATAGCACTCGGGACAGGAGGGATCAAGCCATGTGTTTCCTCCTTTGGTGCTGATCAGTTTGACGACACAGACGAAGAGGAGAAAGAGTCAAAGAGCTCTTTCTTCAACTGGTTCTACTTTGTGATCAACGTTGGTGCGATGTTCGCTTCCTCTGTCCTCGTTTGGATTCAGATGAATGTTGGTTGGGGCTGGGGTTTCGGAGTTCCCACTGTCGCCATGGCGGTCGCCGTCCTATTGTTCTTCGCGGGAAGCAAATTCTATAGGCTTCAGAAACCAGGAGGAAGCCCTATCACAAGAATGCTTCAAGTCATCGTTGCTTCTTTCAGAAAATCAAAAGTGAGAGTCCCTGAAGATGCAGCTCTTCTCTACGAGATACACGACGCTGAAAGCAGTATCCAAGGAAGCCGCAAGCTCGAACACACCCCTAAACTAAC ATTCTTTGACAAAGCAGCAGTAGAGACAGAGACTGATGAGAACAAAGAAGCAGCCAAATCGGGATGGAAGCTATGTACAGTGACGCAAGTGGAAGAGCTCAAAGCACTGATCAGTCTCTTGCCGGTTTGGGCCTCAGGGATAGTCTTTGCTGCTGTTTATAGCCAAATGAGCACAGTGTTCGTGCTTCAAGGCAACACTATGGACCAAAGCATGGGACCTAACTTCACTATCCCTTCCGCATCACTCGCCTTATTCGACATTCTCAGTGTCCTCTTCTGGACACCTGTCTATGACCAGCTCATCGTTCCCCTCGCCAGGAAGTTCACCGGTCATGAACGTGGCTTCACACAGCTTCAACGTATAGGAATCGGACTTTTAATCTCTATTTTCTCAATGGTCTCTGCCGGAATCCTAGAGGTGGCGAGGTTAAGATACGTGCGAACTCACGATCTCTACGATGCGAAAGAGGTTCCAATGTCGATATTCTGGCAAGTTCCGCAGTATTTTTTCGTAGGTTGCGCTGAGGTGTTCACGTTTATAGGGCAGCTGGAGTTCTTCTACGACCAAGCACCTGATGCGATGAGGAGTCTTTGCTCGGCATTGGCGCTGACGACGGTGGCGCTAGGGAACTATCTAAGCACACTGCTGGTGACGGTGGTTACTAAAGTGACGACGACGGGCGGAAGAGCGGGATGGATAGCAGATAACCTGAACAGAGGTCATCTTGATTACTACTATTGGTTATTGGCTGTTTTGAGTTTCTTGAATTTCTTCGTCTACCTTTGGATTGCCAAATCCTACACTTACAAGAAAGCCAAAGGCCATGCTCTCTAA